TGCAGGGCTTTGCGTTCATGTTCTATCAACATCCGTAAGGCCCTGCCACGCGATTAACCTTTCTCTCGGTCGCCAGGGATTGGCCGACTAAATGGCAGTATTATCTATCAAGAGCCTGCGTTGGAACTCACTCTGGCAAAATCGTTAAGTAGGCGCTGCTCGATGCCCCACCTGCGGGAGAGAGATGATCGTTCGGAGCGGTCATATAATCTTCACTAAGAAGGTAAAGTATAAGGACCTCGCCAAGGTCTTCCCGGACCTCATGAAGCTCTTCCTCAAGGAGAGCGGCCAGATGCCAGAGGACGAGGCCCTCACCCGGGTTCTCATAAAGACGAACATGGTAGACCTCCAGAACAACCGCAAACCAGAGGGCTTCAATAGGGACAATAAGCTCAGGATGATATTCCCAATCACAAAGGGCGAGGTGAGCTTTTACATCTATCGCTCAACGAGGAGTGAGGAAGTCGTGCGTATAACGGAGCTCCTCAGCGCCTTCTTGAAATCAAAGGGGCTCCCCCATAGGGTGGACTGGGACAGAATGGTCCTCTACCGTTTAAAAAACCATAGAAACCGCAGAGCCGAGACACCCCCCTCGGCCCTCTGAGGCTGTCCGGGAGTTCTGCTAGGAGTTCCGTCCGGAATTCATTGGAGACAAGTACGGAGGAGCGGGCACAGGGGATATATTTTGTTTTAGCTCCGGCCCCCCAATTCCCCTTGATTCCGAAACCTTTAATATTCCTATGTCATATCGGGTCCGCATGTCCGAATACCTTTATCTCGCCCTGTCTGCAGTAGTATTCGTGGTGGGCCTGATAATCGGCATCATGCTCCTCAGGAGAGCGATGCGTGAACAGATTGAATACGAGCAGCAGCTCCGGAGCCTTGCTGCCGGCGCCTCCAGCCCGTCCGGAGGAGCGAGCGCCGCTCCGCCAGCACCGCCCGTTCCATCTGTGGCACCTGAGACCCCGGGAGTCGCCCCCTCGCCCGCGGCACCCCCCGTTCCCCCAGCCCCTGCGGCTGAGGCCCCAGCAACAGAGGCTGATGCCAAGGCCAAGGTTGAGGCCGCCAAGGCAGAGCTAGAGAAAATGAAGGGCGAGGGCAAGGACGTCTCCAGTGCCGACAAGCTGCTCCAGCTCGCGACATCCTGCCTGTACAGCGGAGACTTCGACAGAGCGGTCAAGTACGCTACCAAGGCCTCCAAGCAGCTTCAGGAAATCAAGGAGAGGAGCGAGGCCGAGAAGCCCCCCGAGGCACCCGCGCCGGCCGTGGAGGCCGAGGACCCGCAGCAGAAAGAGGCAATGAGCGTTATCAGCGCGGTCCAAGCCAAGATGGCCAGTATCAAGGAAGAGAGCGTCGAGAAGAGCGAGGTCGAGAACCTCCTCCGACTCGCGACCTCCTTTATAAGGAGCAAGAGCTACGCCAAGGCGCTCAGGTACGCCAAGCAGGCCGAGGAGAAGGCCAGCGCCCTGGTCAAGTAAAGACCCTTTTTGCCCCGTCTCACGGGAGCGGCCGGGCATGTACTCAATTGAGGAAGGTAAGCTCGCGGTCTCCATCGCTAGGGGGGCGGTTGAGGCCTTCGTGGTGGGGGAGAGGGAGTACCGGCCCCCCCAGGAACTACCCGCCAGCTTCAGGCAGAAAGCCGGGGTTTTCGTTACGCTCAGCACCTACCCCGAGCGCGAGCTGCGCGGCTGCATCGGCTACCCCGAGCCCGTCCTCCCGCTCATCGACGCCCTCGTGGACGCCGCCCGCAGCGCCGCCCTGAGGGATCCCCGCTTCCCTCCCGTCTCACCTGACGAGCTCGACAGAATCGTGGTGGAGGTCTCGCTCCTTACACCCCCAGAGCCAATCAAGGTGAAGAATCCGAGGGAGTATCTGAAGGTTGTGAAAATCGGCCGCGACGGCCTGATAGTCGACAATGGTCTGTCCAGGGGCCTCCTCCTACCCCAAGTCCCAGTAGAGTGGGGGTGGGACGTCCACGAGTTTCTGGACCACACCTGCATGAAGGCTGGGCTTCCGGCGAGCGCCTGGATGGAGAAGGATACCCGTCTATTCCGCTTCACCGCGGAAATATTCGACGAGAAGGAACCGAGGGGCGAAATCATCGCCCGCCCCCTCTCCCTGGAGGGGTCAGAGGGAGCCGGGGTGGGCTCGCGTGGGGCTGGCGTGAAGGGTAGCTATGGGGGGAGCTCCGGAGCAAAGCGGCCGAGGAAGTGAGCCTGGAAATGGGTTGGGAGCCAGTTCAGTATCATTATACTACTTCGCTCAGATGGATAGGGGAGCACAAGGGCATACTCTCCTGCGAGGGAAAGCCGGACATCGCCATCGCCTGCCCGCCGGAGTGGGGCGGCCACCCGGGAATCTGGTCCCCGGAGGACCTCTTCGTGGCGTCGCTCGAGGTCTGCACAATGACCACCTTCCTCTTCCTCATCGAGAGGATGAGGGGGAGAATTCTCTCCTACGAGTCCACGGCCACGGGCACCGCCCAGATGATCGAGGGAGTGTTCCTGTTCAGGGACGTCGTGATTCGGCCGAGGGTGCGCGTGGCGTCTGAGGAGGACCTGGACAAGGCCTCAAAGGCCTTCGGTGACTGCGCGCGCTGGTGCCTCGTCACGAAGAGCGTCAGGTGCGAGGTCAGGGTGGAGCCCGAGATATCCATCGCCACTCCGGGCGGCGGGTAACCAAAAAATGGATATCTTTGCTCATTGTAGCCCCCGGCGGGTGGCAGGGTGGAGAAGAAAAAGATGCTTTATGTCGTCAGTAGCGGAACAGACCGGCCGGAGCAGCTCTACGCCCCCTTCGTCCTGGGCATGACCGCGGTCTCGATGGGGATGGAGGCGACGGTTTACTTCGTAATAAAGGGAGTAACGGTTGTGAAGAAGGGTGCCGCCCAGAACATCAAGCTTGGCTCATTCCCTCCCCTGAGCCAGATAATGGACCAGGCGGTGAAGGCGGGCGTGAAGGTGATGGTCTGCGAGCAGAGCTGCCAACTCCTGGGCCTCCCGAGGGGAGACTTCGAGCAGTGGGCCAGGATCGTGGGCGCCGCCACGCTCAACGACCTCGCGCTCGAGGCCGACGGCACGCTGTGCTTCTGAGCCCCCGGGCTCGGCCCCCGTCCCTATTCCTCCGGGCACCATCGGCTGTGGAGCACGTCCGGTTTTGACGGTCGGGACCAATCGCAATGCGGCCGTCCCTCCGACCGCAACTGCTATTTAGACAGAGGGGGATGCGCACCGGGTGGCGATGCAGGCCTACGATAGGGTGGTGCGCAACGCGGAGGAGGTGGTGACATCCGAGGAGCTCCGAGAGCTCTGCGGCCGCGCGCAGAAAAAGGCATACATTGGAATCGAGCCCTCGGGCCAGGCCCACCTGGGTTGGAAGATTCTTGCTGACAAGCTCCGGGACATCACCGATGGTGGCTTCGAGACGATCGTCCTGCTCGCCGACTGGCACGCGTACATCAACGACAAGTTCGGCGGCGACATAGAGAGGATAAGAGCCTGTGCGGAGTACATCAAGGACGCCCTCGAGGCGCTCGGGGTTCCACGCGGGAGCGTCAGGTACGTTCTCGCCAGCGAGTACATCGGGGAGAGGGAGTACTGGGAGAGAATCATAAGAATTTCCAAGGCCGCCTCCCTGTCCAGAATTCGGAGGGCGATGGACATCATGGGGAGGAAGGAGGAGGAGGCTGAGCTCGACTCCTCCCGTCTGCTCTACCCCATGATGCAGGTGGCGGACATCTTCCATCTGGACGTCGACCTCGCATATGGAGGAATGGACCAGCGAAAGGCCCACATGCTCGCGCGCGACGTTGCGGAGAAGTACGGCTGGAAGAAGGTGACGGCCCTCCACACGCCCCTCCTCCCGAGCCTCCTCGGCACCGAGAGGATGGACCCGGTGGAGGCAAAGATGTCTAAAAGCAGGCCCGACTCAGCGATATTCATCACCGACAGCCCTGAGGAGATATCGAGAAAAATCAGGGCCGCCTTCTGCCCGGCGAGGCAGGTCCAGGGCAACCCCGTCCTCGAGATTTCTCGCCTGATTATCCTCCCCGCACTAGGTGTTCTCAAAATATCCCGGCCAGCAAAGTGGGGCGGCGACTTGGAGATAAAGAGCTACGAAGAGCTGGCCCGTCTGTACTCCTCGGAAGAGCTCCACCCGGCCGATCTGAAGAGCGGCGTGGCGGAGGCGCTTTCAGAAATTCTGGCTCCTGTGAGACAGTACTTCGAGAGAAGGCCGGAAGGCCTCGATTTCGTGAGTGGTCCCGGGCCCCGGAATTAATTCCTGGAAGAGTCTATCTCTCATGAGTCCGCATGCCCAGCAATTGGCTCCCTCCCTCCCCCGAGCCCTCCGTCACGCCCTCAGGAGCCTCCCCAGCATGTTTGCGCTCTCCTTCGTTCGGACCCCCACTGCTCCCCCCACCCTCCCTGGCATCCGGCGTGCTCCTGAAGAAAATAAAGTAAATGGCCAGGCCCGACCCGAGGACCACGAGGAGAGCCCCCAGAAGGCATGGCAGGTCCCCAATCGTTGTCCCGCTCTCCTTGACAACGAGGAGGAACTCCGCTTCCTCGGTGGAGTTGTCCTCGCCGACGCCCTCTATTCTCATCATATATCTACCGGGTGCGGCGTCCGGCCCCGGTCGCACGGAGACCACTAGCTCCGTGTTCGAGGAGTGGTTGACGGTGACCAGAGCTTTCTCGAGGGAAATCCAGGAGGAGTGTCTGCCGGCTGTGAGGAGGCGAACCGTCTCGGGTCCATTGCCAGAATTCTCCACGAAGAGGCTGAGGGAGGCCCTCATGCCCGGCGATACGCAGACTCTCTGCGGGTGGGCGCGAAGGGTGAAATTGTGCACCCGGAGCACCGTTACGTCAAGGTTTAGGGCCAGACGCTGTCCCGCGCCATCCAAAAGAGTGACGCTGACGCCGTAGGTGGCAGCGAGGGCGCCGCCTGGGGGCCGGACCACCACGCGGCACTGCCCCCTCCCTCCGCGCTCGAGAAGGAGGATTGGAACATCCGCCGAAGCTTCCCACCCGGGAGCCCCACCCTCCACTTCCACCCGCACCTCCTCGGGTCCGTTCCCCTCATTCCAGATTTTAAGGAGGCTCTCTCCCCTCTCCCCGGGATAGAGGGAGAGATTGGGAGGCGAGAGCTCGCCCAGAACTCGGTGGGTCTGGTTCACTACGACCACGGCAATAGCGCTCGCATTCACGCTCGCGTTGAGCAAAGAGTAAGCCTCGACGGTGAAGATGAGCCTCTCCCCTGCCTCTGCCTCAGCAGGAACGGGAACAGCGAGCGTGGAGTCAAAGGATTCCCACGGCTCCAACGGCGCCTCCTCCACGCTCAGGGAGGCCCCTGGAGAGGCGCTTAGACGGACTCTCTCCGGGGCGTTGCCCGTGTTGAGTGCGTCGACCCGGAACTCCACCAGAGTGCCTGGGTCGGCATGGAGGACTGGCGGAGAGATATTGAGACTGATTCGGCTTACGCGCCTCACGACGGCCTTGAGGGAGAGGCTGTCGCGTGCGTCTGGGTCGCGCACAGATGCCGCGAGCAGGGAGATGGTGATGCTCTCGTTGGCCTTGCTTAAAGGAGGCGCGTGTGTGACGACCGTGACCACGGCGGAGCTTCTGTAGGGGAGGTAGATATGTGTGGGATCGAGGTCGACTCTCCACGGGCATCCTCCGGATAGATAAATGGAGACGTCGTCGTGGCCGTTGCCGAGGTTTGTGATGGAAACGGGG
Above is a genomic segment from Thermoplasmata archaeon containing:
- a CDS encoding TIGR00296 family protein, which translates into the protein MYSIEEGKLAVSIARGAVEAFVVGEREYRPPQELPASFRQKAGVFVTLSTYPERELRGCIGYPEPVLPLIDALVDAARSAALRDPRFPPVSPDELDRIVVEVSLLTPPEPIKVKNPREYLKVVKIGRDGLIVDNGLSRGLLLPQVPVEWGWDVHEFLDHTCMKAGLPASAWMEKDTRLFRFTAEIFDEKEPRGEIIARPLSLEGSEGAGVGSRGAGVKGSYGGSSGAKRPRK
- a CDS encoding OsmC family protein — translated: MGWEPVQYHYTTSLRWIGEHKGILSCEGKPDIAIACPPEWGGHPGIWSPEDLFVASLEVCTMTTFLFLIERMRGRILSYESTATGTAQMIEGVFLFRDVVIRPRVRVASEEDLDKASKAFGDCARWCLVTKSVRCEVRVEPEISIATPGGG
- a CDS encoding DsrE/DsrF/DrsH-like family protein, which produces MEKKKMLYVVSSGTDRPEQLYAPFVLGMTAVSMGMEATVYFVIKGVTVVKKGAAQNIKLGSFPPLSQIMDQAVKAGVKVMVCEQSCQLLGLPRGDFEQWARIVGAATLNDLALEADGTLCF
- a CDS encoding tyrosine--tRNA ligase, with the translated sequence MQAYDRVVRNAEEVVTSEELRELCGRAQKKAYIGIEPSGQAHLGWKILADKLRDITDGGFETIVLLADWHAYINDKFGGDIERIRACAEYIKDALEALGVPRGSVRYVLASEYIGEREYWERIIRISKAASLSRIRRAMDIMGRKEEEAELDSSRLLYPMMQVADIFHLDVDLAYGGMDQRKAHMLARDVAEKYGWKKVTALHTPLLPSLLGTERMDPVEAKMSKSRPDSAIFITDSPEEISRKIRAAFCPARQVQGNPVLEISRLIILPALGVLKISRPAKWGGDLEIKSYEELARLYSSEELHPADLKSGVAEALSEILAPVRQYFERRPEGLDFVSGPGPRN